The Populus nigra chromosome 19, ddPopNigr1.1, whole genome shotgun sequence genome includes a window with the following:
- the LOC133679386 gene encoding NADH dehydrogenase [ubiquinone] 1 beta subcomplex subunit 9-like, with the protein MSVAAAGYLARRAAQKERVRILYRRALKDTLNWAVHRHLFYEDADLLRARFENNKHVEDPDTIDRMIADGEAQYNKWRHPDPYIVPWAPGGSKFTRNPTPPEGIEIVYNYGREDND; encoded by the exons atgagcGTAGCAGCAGCGGGCTACCTGGCTCGAAGAGCAGCACAGAAGGAGAGAGTGAGGATCCTCTACCGCCGTGCTCTCAAAGACACTCTTAACTGGGCCGTCCATCGCCACCTCTTTTACGAAGAT GCCGATCTTCTCCGCGCGAGGTTCGAGAATAACAAACACGTG GAAGATCCGGATACAATCGATAGAATGATAGCAGATGGCGAGGCGCAATATAATAAGTGGCGCCATCCTGATCCTTATattg TTCCTTGGGCTCCTGGCGGCAGCAAGTTCACTCGGAACCCAACACCACCTGAAGGG ATTGAGATAGTATATAACTATGGCCGAGAAGATAATGACTAA
- the LOC133680025 gene encoding kinesin-like protein KIN-7E isoform X2, translated as MGSIGKEELLKMEKMQMASACEEKILVLVRLRPLSDKEIVENEVADWECINDTTILYRNTLREGSTFPSAYTFDRVFRGDNATREVYEEGVKEAALSVVSGINSSIFAYGQTSSGKTYTMMGITEYTVADIFDYIHRHEERAFVLKFSAVEIYNEAIRDLLSTDSTPLRLLDDPEKGTVVEKATEETLKDWDHLKELLSVCEAQRRIGETSLNEKSSRSHQILRLTIESSACEFFGKENSTTLSATVNFVDLAGSERASQALSTGARLKEGSHINRSLLTLGTVIRKLSNRRPGHINYRDSKLTRLLQPALGGNARTAIICTLSPARSHVEQTRNTLLFACCAKEVTTKAQVNVVMSDKALVKHLQKEVARLESELRSPDLASSTCDYTSLLRQKDLQIQKMEKEIRELTKQRDLAQSRVEDLLRVIGNDQNSRKENGSSHCHNMQAGDTWEDECSVSKSSGMGDPHYLNGGAGKFGPACYGGDSGSNDEEPYCLLDNTDRHGLSDGTSPPMSIGKKIVRYNSSQSLEDAAEDADDYCKEVQCIEMEETRNGSNFRHHSVSNGENEGTLALTAFRDGVTTGTGISTPVNRDREGSHVQNGYSVLEQRLHHVQRTIDALVSPYPDESSPQSSAADMSTSRNLNLTRSRSCRENFMNDPSPGFEKAEQIDSTPPNRSGKKLTGRPPGPRRKIPPLDFGANATILSRNDSQSSLGSACTDDFRARSIGNCADEEIPSIHTFVAGMKEMAQEEYEKQLVDGQVQETEASTMADKYEKSSRDIGLDPMHESLKTSLNWPLEFERQQRAMLELWQTCNVSLVHRTYFFLLFQGDPTDSIYMEVEHRRLSFLKETFSQGNQGVGGGRALTLASSIKALHRERGMLSKLMNKRFSEEERIRLYKKWGIALNSKRRRLQLANRVWSNTKDINHVTESAAVVAKLVRFVEQGQALKEMFGLSFTPPTSSTKRRSLGWKYSKSSLL; from the exons ATGGGATCAATTGGCAAGGAAGAACTGCTGAAGATGGAGAAGATGCAAATGGCGAGTGCCTGCGAGGAGAAGATTCTTGTTTTGGTGAGGCTAAGGCCTTTGAGCGACAAGGAGATTGTGGAAAATGAAGTAGCAGATTGGGAATGCATCAATGACACCACCATCTTGTACCGGAATACCCTCCGTGAAGGCTCCACGTTTCCATCAGCTTATACTTTTG ACAGAGTATTTCGAGGTGACAATGCTACAAGGGAAGTGTACGAGGAAGGAGTTAAGGAAGCTGCCCTTTCAGTTGTCAGCGGTATTAACT CAAGTATCTTTGCTTATGGGCAAACGAGCAGTGGAAAAACATACACCATGATGGGAATAACTGAGTATACAGTAGCAGATATATTTGACTATATACATAGG CATGAAGAAAGAGCATTTGTTTTGAAGTTCTCAGCAGTTGAGATATACAATGAAGCTATCCGAGATCTGCTTAGCACGGACAGCACTCCACTTCGACTGCTGGATGATCCAGAG AAAGGGACTGTAGTTGAGAAAGCCACCGAGGAAACACTAAAGGACTGGGACCATCTAAAGGAGCTTCTTTCTGTTTGTGAAG CTCAAAGACGGATAGGGGAGACCTCCTTGAATGAGAAAAGCTCCAGATCCCATCAAATTCTTAGACTA ACAATTGAAAGTTCTGCTTGTGAATTCTTCGGCAAGGAAAATTCGACCACTCTTTCTGCCACTGTG AATTTTGTTGATTTGGCAGGAAGTGAGCGCGCATCTCAGGCACTATCCACTGGAGCAAGATTAAAAGAAGGTTCCCACATTAACCGAAGTTTATTGACTTTGGGAACCGTTATTCGCAAGCTAAG TAATAGGAGGCCGGGACACATCAATTACAGAGATTCTAAGCTGACACGGTTACTGCAGCCTGCATTGGGTGGCAATGCTAGAACTGCCATCATCTGCACATTGAGCCCTGCACGAAGCCATGTTGAGCAAACTAGAAATActcttttgtttgcttgttgtGCAAAAGAAGTTACTACAAAAGCACAGGTCAATGTAGTCATGTCTGATAAGGCATTGGTTAAGCATTTGCAAAAGGAGGTGGCTAGGTTGGAGAGTGAGTTGAGAAGTCCTGACCTTGCTTCCTCAACTTGTGATTACACATCTCTACTGAGACAGAAAGATCTTCAAATTCAAAag ATGGAGAAGGAGATTAGAGAGTTGACTAAGCAAAGGGATCTTGCTCAATCTCGAGTAGAGGATTTGCTGCGAGTGATTGGAAATGATCAAAATTCAAGAAAGGAG AATGGGAGCAGTCATTGTCATAATATGCAAGCAGGGGATACTTGGGAAGATGAATGTTCAGTATCCAAATCATCAGGCATGGGTGATCCTCATTATCTGAATGGAGGTGCTGGAAAGTTTGGCCCTGCTTGTTATGGTGGAGATAGTGGGAGCAATGATGAGGAACCCTACTGTCTTCTTGACAACACCGACAGGCATGGTTTATCTGATGGTACTTCTCCTCCAATGTCAATAGGAAAGAAGATTGTCAGATACAATTCATCTCAGAGTCTAGAGGATGCTGCAGAAGATGCTGATGACTACTGCAAGGAAGTTCAGTGTATTGAAATGGAAGAGACAAGGAACGGGAGCAATTTCAGACACCATTCAGTATCAAATGGTGAGAATGAAGGAACTTTGGCTTTGACAGCATTCAGGGACGGAGTCACAACAGGTACCGGAATATCCACTCCAGTTAATAGAGATAGAGAAGGGAGTCACGTGCAAAATGGATATAGTGTGTTGGAGCAGAGATTGCATCATGTGCAAAGGACCATTGATGCTCTGGTCAGTCCTTACCCTGATGAATCATCTCCACAGTCCTCAGCAGCTGATATGTCTACTTCTAGAAACCTGAACTTAACAAGGAGCAGGAGTTGTAGAGAGAATTTCATGAATGACCCTTCTCCTGGATTTGAGAAGGCAGAACAAATTGATAGCACACCACCTAATAGATCCGGGAAAAAATTAACCGGAAGACCACCAGGACCCCGAAGGAAAATTCCTCCACTTGATTTTGGTGCCAATGCTACAATATTGTCAAGAAATGACTCTCAGTCATCTCTTGGAAGTGCTTGCACAGATGACTTCAGAGCACGGAGCATTGGAAATTGTGCAGATGAGGAGATTCCTAGCATCCACACTTTTGTTGCAGGAATGAAGGAGATGGCCCAGGAGGAGTATGAGAAGCAACTTGTTGATGGTCAG GTTCAGGAGACAGAGGCATCGACAATGGCTGATAAATATGAAAAGAGTTCAAGAGACATAGGATTGGATCCTATGCATGAATCTTTGAAAACTTCTCTCAATTGGCCTCTTGAATTTGAGAGACAGCAGAGAGCAATGCTGGAACTCTGGCAAACTTGCAATGTGTCATTGGTCCACAGAACTTACTTTTTCTTGCTCTTTCAAGGCGATCCAACAGATTCCATATACATGGAAGTGGAGCATAGGAGACTTTCCTTCCTCAAGGAAACATTTTCTCAGGGAAATCAGGGTGTGGGAGGTGGTCGGGCTCTCACACTAGCTTCAAG CATCAAGGCTCTTCATCGTGAGAGAGGGATGCTAAGCAAGCTGATGAACAAGAGGTTTTCAGAAGAAGAGAGAATCAGACTTTACAAGAAGTGGGGTATTGCGCTGAACTCAAAGCGTAGAAGGTTGCAGTTGGCAAACCGCGTATGGAGCAACACAAAGGACATTAACCATGTCACGGAAAGTGCCGCCGTCGTCGCAAAGCTGGTCAGATTTGTGGAACAGGGACAAGCTCTCAAGGAGATGTTCGGGCTTAGTTTTACTCCCCCGACCTCAAGCACAAAGCGAAGGTCCTTGGGATGGAAATACAGCAAGTCATCCCTTTTGTAG
- the LOC133679619 gene encoding epimerase family protein SDR39U1 homolog, chloroplastic isoform X2 encodes MEQLYLYFFTPNSSSLFSVCYLLLQIRCTKRLRVCCASDQTQKMTVSVTGATGFIGKRLVQRLHADKHSVRVLTRSRSRARLIFPVKEFPGILIAEEQDWKACIQGSNAVVNLAGLPISTRWSPEVKKEIKESRIKVTSKVVDLINGSPEGVRPTVLVSATAVGYYGSSETQVFDERSPSGNDYLAEVCREWEATALKAKKDVRLALIRIGVVLGKDGGALAKMIPLFMMFAGGPLGSGQQWFSWIHLDDIVNLIYEALTNPSYKGVINGTAPNPVRLAEMCEQLGNVMGRPSWLPVPDFALKAVLGEGASVVLDGQRVLPTRAKELGFQFKYPQVKDALKTILS; translated from the exons ATGGAGCAACTCTATCTCTACTTCTTCACTCCAAATTCCTCAAGTCTTTTCA GTGTATGCTATCTTTTGTTGCAGATTCGTTGTACTAAGAGATTGAGGGTGTGTTGTGCCTCTGACCAAACCCAGAAG ATGACTGTATCAGTAACTGGAGCTACTGGATTTATTGGTAAAAGATTGGTGCAAAGACTGCATGCAG ATAAACATTCTGTTCGTGTATTGACGCGTTCAAGATCGAGAGCTCGGTTAATATTTCCTG TCAAGGAATTTCCTGGGATTCTGATTGCGGAGGAGCAAGACTGGAAAGCCTGCATTCAAGGTTCAAATGCTGTTGTAAATTTGGCTGGACTGCCCATTAGTACAAGATGGTCACCTGAG GTCAAGAAAGAGATCAAGGAAAGCAGGATCAAGGTGACCTCAAAG GTTGTAGATTTAATAAATGGTTCACCAGAAGGAGTTCGGCCTACTGTCCTGGTTAGCGCAACGGCTGTTGGTTACTATG GCAGCAGTGAAACACAAGTTTTTGACGAGCGCAGTCCATCGGGAAATGACTACTTGGCTGAG GTATGTAGAGAATGGGAAGCAACAGCCctcaaagcaaaaaaagatgTAAGATTAGCTCTTATCCGCATTGGTGTTGTCCTTGGGAAAGATGGTGGTGCTTTAG CTAAAATGATCCCTCTCTTCATGATGTTTGCTGGTGGACCTCTGGGCTCTGGACAACAATG GTTTTCCTGGATTCACTTGGATGATATTGTGAACCTAATTTACGAAGCTTTAACAAATCCATCTTATAAAG GAGTCATTAATGGAACTGCTCCAAATCCTGTTCGATTGGCTGAGATGTGTGAACAATTGGGAAATGTTATGGGCCGGCCGTCGTGGCTTCCTGTACCTGACTTTGCCCTCAAAGCAGTCCTTGGAGAAGGTGCTTCAGTG GTGTTGGATGGTCAAAGGGTGCTTCCTACTAGAGCCAAGGAGTTAGGTTTCCAGTTTAAATATCCCCAAGTGAAAGATGCTCTTAAAACCATTCTTTCATGA
- the LOC133679621 gene encoding small ribosomal subunit protein bTHXm-like produces the protein MATVMQWCGAVARRAMAGQRSAVFSTSSVSSGAEMAPILCGRGDKKTKRGKRFKGTYGNARPKKEKKIERIKDKVEVPRSTPWPLPFKLI, from the coding sequence ATGGCGACGGTGATGCAGTGGTGCGGCGCAGTAGCGAGGAGGGCGATGGCGGGTCAGAGATCAGCGGTATTTTCAACATCATCAGTATCAAGTGGTGCAGAGATGGCGCCGATCCTTTGTGGAAGAGGGgacaagaaaacaaagagagggAAGAGATTTAAAGGAACTTATGGAAACGCGAGGccaaagaaggaaaagaagattgaaagaattaaagatAAAGTTGAGGTGCCCAGGTCCACTCCTTGGCCTCTCCCTTTCAAGCTCatttaa
- the LOC133679619 gene encoding epimerase family protein SDR39U1 homolog, chloroplastic isoform X1, translated as MESVSNRVTTTLTWSNSISTSSLQIPQVFSIRCTKRLRVCCASDQTQKMTVSVTGATGFIGKRLVQRLHADKHSVRVLTRSRSRARLIFPVKEFPGILIAEEQDWKACIQGSNAVVNLAGLPISTRWSPEVKKEIKESRIKVTSKVVDLINGSPEGVRPTVLVSATAVGYYGSSETQVFDERSPSGNDYLAEVCREWEATALKAKKDVRLALIRIGVVLGKDGGALAKMIPLFMMFAGGPLGSGQQWFSWIHLDDIVNLIYEALTNPSYKGVINGTAPNPVRLAEMCEQLGNVMGRPSWLPVPDFALKAVLGEGASVVLDGQRVLPTRAKELGFQFKYPQVKDALKTILS; from the exons ATGGAGTCGGTGTCAAATAGAGTAACTACTACTTTAACATGGAGCAACTCTATCTCTACTTCTTCACTCCAAATTCCTCAAGTCTTTTCA ATTCGTTGTACTAAGAGATTGAGGGTGTGTTGTGCCTCTGACCAAACCCAGAAG ATGACTGTATCAGTAACTGGAGCTACTGGATTTATTGGTAAAAGATTGGTGCAAAGACTGCATGCAG ATAAACATTCTGTTCGTGTATTGACGCGTTCAAGATCGAGAGCTCGGTTAATATTTCCTG TCAAGGAATTTCCTGGGATTCTGATTGCGGAGGAGCAAGACTGGAAAGCCTGCATTCAAGGTTCAAATGCTGTTGTAAATTTGGCTGGACTGCCCATTAGTACAAGATGGTCACCTGAG GTCAAGAAAGAGATCAAGGAAAGCAGGATCAAGGTGACCTCAAAG GTTGTAGATTTAATAAATGGTTCACCAGAAGGAGTTCGGCCTACTGTCCTGGTTAGCGCAACGGCTGTTGGTTACTATG GCAGCAGTGAAACACAAGTTTTTGACGAGCGCAGTCCATCGGGAAATGACTACTTGGCTGAG GTATGTAGAGAATGGGAAGCAACAGCCctcaaagcaaaaaaagatgTAAGATTAGCTCTTATCCGCATTGGTGTTGTCCTTGGGAAAGATGGTGGTGCTTTAG CTAAAATGATCCCTCTCTTCATGATGTTTGCTGGTGGACCTCTGGGCTCTGGACAACAATG GTTTTCCTGGATTCACTTGGATGATATTGTGAACCTAATTTACGAAGCTTTAACAAATCCATCTTATAAAG GAGTCATTAATGGAACTGCTCCAAATCCTGTTCGATTGGCTGAGATGTGTGAACAATTGGGAAATGTTATGGGCCGGCCGTCGTGGCTTCCTGTACCTGACTTTGCCCTCAAAGCAGTCCTTGGAGAAGGTGCTTCAGTG GTGTTGGATGGTCAAAGGGTGCTTCCTACTAGAGCCAAGGAGTTAGGTTTCCAGTTTAAATATCCCCAAGTGAAAGATGCTCTTAAAACCATTCTTTCATGA
- the LOC133680025 gene encoding kinesin-like protein KIN-7E isoform X1, whose translation MGSIGKEELLKMEKMQMASACEEKILVLVRLRPLSDKEIVENEVADWECINDTTILYRNTLREGSTFPSAYTFDRVFRGDNATREVYEEGVKEAALSVVSGINSSIFAYGQTSSGKTYTMMGITEYTVADIFDYIHRHEERAFVLKFSAVEIYNEAIRDLLSTDSTPLRLLDDPEKGTVVEKATEETLKDWDHLKELLSVCEAQRRIGETSLNEKSSRSHQILRLTIESSACEFFGKENSTTLSATVNFVDLAGSERASQALSTGARLKEGSHINRSLLTLGTVIRKLSNRRPGHINYRDSKLTRLLQPALGGNARTAIICTLSPARSHVEQTRNTLLFACCAKEVTTKAQVNVVMSDKALVKHLQKEVARLESELRSPDLASSTCDYTSLLRQKDLQIQKMEKEIRELTKQRDLAQSRVEDLLRVIGNDQNSRKENGSSHCHNMQAGDTWEDECSVSKSSGMGDPHYLNGGAGKFGPACYGGDSGSNDEEPYCLLDNTDRHGLSDGTSPPMSIGKKIVRYNSSQSLEDAAEDADDYCKEVQCIEMEETRNGSNFRHHSVSNGENEGTLALTAFRDGVTTGTGISTPVNRDREGSHVQNGYSVLEQRLHHVQRTIDALVSPYPDESSPQSSAADMSTSRNLNLTRSRSCRENFMNDPSPGFEKAEQIDSTPPNRSGKKLTGRPPGPRRKIPPLDFGANATILSRNDSQSSLGSACTDDFRARSIGNCADEEIPSIHTFVAGMKEMAQEEYEKQLVDGQLGLIEQQVQETEASTMADKYEKSSRDIGLDPMHESLKTSLNWPLEFERQQRAMLELWQTCNVSLVHRTYFFLLFQGDPTDSIYMEVEHRRLSFLKETFSQGNQGVGGGRALTLASSIKALHRERGMLSKLMNKRFSEEERIRLYKKWGIALNSKRRRLQLANRVWSNTKDINHVTESAAVVAKLVRFVEQGQALKEMFGLSFTPPTSSTKRRSLGWKYSKSSLL comes from the exons ATGGGATCAATTGGCAAGGAAGAACTGCTGAAGATGGAGAAGATGCAAATGGCGAGTGCCTGCGAGGAGAAGATTCTTGTTTTGGTGAGGCTAAGGCCTTTGAGCGACAAGGAGATTGTGGAAAATGAAGTAGCAGATTGGGAATGCATCAATGACACCACCATCTTGTACCGGAATACCCTCCGTGAAGGCTCCACGTTTCCATCAGCTTATACTTTTG ACAGAGTATTTCGAGGTGACAATGCTACAAGGGAAGTGTACGAGGAAGGAGTTAAGGAAGCTGCCCTTTCAGTTGTCAGCGGTATTAACT CAAGTATCTTTGCTTATGGGCAAACGAGCAGTGGAAAAACATACACCATGATGGGAATAACTGAGTATACAGTAGCAGATATATTTGACTATATACATAGG CATGAAGAAAGAGCATTTGTTTTGAAGTTCTCAGCAGTTGAGATATACAATGAAGCTATCCGAGATCTGCTTAGCACGGACAGCACTCCACTTCGACTGCTGGATGATCCAGAG AAAGGGACTGTAGTTGAGAAAGCCACCGAGGAAACACTAAAGGACTGGGACCATCTAAAGGAGCTTCTTTCTGTTTGTGAAG CTCAAAGACGGATAGGGGAGACCTCCTTGAATGAGAAAAGCTCCAGATCCCATCAAATTCTTAGACTA ACAATTGAAAGTTCTGCTTGTGAATTCTTCGGCAAGGAAAATTCGACCACTCTTTCTGCCACTGTG AATTTTGTTGATTTGGCAGGAAGTGAGCGCGCATCTCAGGCACTATCCACTGGAGCAAGATTAAAAGAAGGTTCCCACATTAACCGAAGTTTATTGACTTTGGGAACCGTTATTCGCAAGCTAAG TAATAGGAGGCCGGGACACATCAATTACAGAGATTCTAAGCTGACACGGTTACTGCAGCCTGCATTGGGTGGCAATGCTAGAACTGCCATCATCTGCACATTGAGCCCTGCACGAAGCCATGTTGAGCAAACTAGAAATActcttttgtttgcttgttgtGCAAAAGAAGTTACTACAAAAGCACAGGTCAATGTAGTCATGTCTGATAAGGCATTGGTTAAGCATTTGCAAAAGGAGGTGGCTAGGTTGGAGAGTGAGTTGAGAAGTCCTGACCTTGCTTCCTCAACTTGTGATTACACATCTCTACTGAGACAGAAAGATCTTCAAATTCAAAag ATGGAGAAGGAGATTAGAGAGTTGACTAAGCAAAGGGATCTTGCTCAATCTCGAGTAGAGGATTTGCTGCGAGTGATTGGAAATGATCAAAATTCAAGAAAGGAG AATGGGAGCAGTCATTGTCATAATATGCAAGCAGGGGATACTTGGGAAGATGAATGTTCAGTATCCAAATCATCAGGCATGGGTGATCCTCATTATCTGAATGGAGGTGCTGGAAAGTTTGGCCCTGCTTGTTATGGTGGAGATAGTGGGAGCAATGATGAGGAACCCTACTGTCTTCTTGACAACACCGACAGGCATGGTTTATCTGATGGTACTTCTCCTCCAATGTCAATAGGAAAGAAGATTGTCAGATACAATTCATCTCAGAGTCTAGAGGATGCTGCAGAAGATGCTGATGACTACTGCAAGGAAGTTCAGTGTATTGAAATGGAAGAGACAAGGAACGGGAGCAATTTCAGACACCATTCAGTATCAAATGGTGAGAATGAAGGAACTTTGGCTTTGACAGCATTCAGGGACGGAGTCACAACAGGTACCGGAATATCCACTCCAGTTAATAGAGATAGAGAAGGGAGTCACGTGCAAAATGGATATAGTGTGTTGGAGCAGAGATTGCATCATGTGCAAAGGACCATTGATGCTCTGGTCAGTCCTTACCCTGATGAATCATCTCCACAGTCCTCAGCAGCTGATATGTCTACTTCTAGAAACCTGAACTTAACAAGGAGCAGGAGTTGTAGAGAGAATTTCATGAATGACCCTTCTCCTGGATTTGAGAAGGCAGAACAAATTGATAGCACACCACCTAATAGATCCGGGAAAAAATTAACCGGAAGACCACCAGGACCCCGAAGGAAAATTCCTCCACTTGATTTTGGTGCCAATGCTACAATATTGTCAAGAAATGACTCTCAGTCATCTCTTGGAAGTGCTTGCACAGATGACTTCAGAGCACGGAGCATTGGAAATTGTGCAGATGAGGAGATTCCTAGCATCCACACTTTTGTTGCAGGAATGAAGGAGATGGCCCAGGAGGAGTATGAGAAGCAACTTGTTGATGGTCAG CTTGGTTTGATTGAACAACAGGTTCAGGAGACAGAGGCATCGACAATGGCTGATAAATATGAAAAGAGTTCAAGAGACATAGGATTGGATCCTATGCATGAATCTTTGAAAACTTCTCTCAATTGGCCTCTTGAATTTGAGAGACAGCAGAGAGCAATGCTGGAACTCTGGCAAACTTGCAATGTGTCATTGGTCCACAGAACTTACTTTTTCTTGCTCTTTCAAGGCGATCCAACAGATTCCATATACATGGAAGTGGAGCATAGGAGACTTTCCTTCCTCAAGGAAACATTTTCTCAGGGAAATCAGGGTGTGGGAGGTGGTCGGGCTCTCACACTAGCTTCAAG CATCAAGGCTCTTCATCGTGAGAGAGGGATGCTAAGCAAGCTGATGAACAAGAGGTTTTCAGAAGAAGAGAGAATCAGACTTTACAAGAAGTGGGGTATTGCGCTGAACTCAAAGCGTAGAAGGTTGCAGTTGGCAAACCGCGTATGGAGCAACACAAAGGACATTAACCATGTCACGGAAAGTGCCGCCGTCGTCGCAAAGCTGGTCAGATTTGTGGAACAGGGACAAGCTCTCAAGGAGATGTTCGGGCTTAGTTTTACTCCCCCGACCTCAAGCACAAAGCGAAGGTCCTTGGGATGGAAATACAGCAAGTCATCCCTTTTGTAG